From the genome of Solanum lycopersicum chromosome 12, SLM_r2.1:
ACTAATTGTTATTAAAATCTGCCATAATTCACAGTAGGAAGCAACTTCAAGACAAAGGAAAATAGGGACACGAAATGAAATCTGTAAAGAAGCAAAAAGTAAAAACAACTTAAAGGGAATAGGTGTGTCTCACTTGGTGAAATGAGCTTACCCACCTTACACATACAGGCGGAAGTTCGAATTTTCTATTTGTTTGCCCTTCGCCCCATTCCCTTCCCactaaaaaaattttgaaaactatacaacaaaatttcatcttttaatGCAGAAGAGATTGAAGAGTAACTACACAGCCACTTCTGCTGTTGTTTATCGATCTCGTTCAGCCTCTACGAAGTACGACAAACttgtaaaatgaaagaaaaatttgaaGCAAAGTATCATCTGCATCCTCTCTATTCAGGTATAGACACTAAGGGAACGTTTTGAAAGAGGTATAATAATACATGTATTAGCCTTGGTATTATTTAATCCCTTGCTTGGTAGTGTTTCCATCTTATGTGTTAGTTATACACCCTATTCAGTACAATTCACATAGTTAACCATGGAATCAATAATATGGGGTACTATTCCAATTCTATATACACCAAATTCATTTAATACAACAAACCAAACAGTTGATTAAAACTGATGTCGGCATAACTAATACCATGTATGACCAACATTACTAATATACCCTATTTAGTACTATTCTTATACACctaccaaacaaccccttaatgtttacttcaattttttaaaaaaagaaacacaatTTTATCAATGTCCTTGAAAAGAATTGCAACATAAATAAAGCATGGCAAATGACAAATATCATGGATTTATCACTCATTCACCTCGTCCTTTATTAAGAACTCCTCCAAAGAAAACCAACTTCACAGAGAAAAATGCCTCCAAACTACTGATGTTTAATCCAGCCAACAGACACGTACCTTCCAGCTGTTTCCAAAACAATCGAGCCTGATTTATTTTTCGAAACAGAGATATGGGTATCACAATCTTTAAACTATTAAGGAGGCACTATAGAACAAACCACAGAAATGCCAAACCAAAAGACAGATACTCCCTctctgtcccaatttatgtggcGGTGTTTGACGAGGAATAGAGTCTAAGAAAGAAAGACCAACTTTTCAAACTAGTGGTATAAATAAACCAGAGACAATTGACCGACTATAAATTGTCTCATTAAATgtcaaataaaaagttaaaaattatttttttcttaaataaggaAGTATGGTATTCTTTTTAACATACTAAAAACAAAAGtatgtcacataaaatggaTAGGAGGAGTAGTTTCGATACTTTATGGTGTGTACTTCATCTGTGTAGAAAACAAATGATGCCATGCATCCATAATAATCTAAAAAGCCACAACATTTTCATTCAATTATTGTATAGAAAGACTGTACACCATGAGTCCAGGATAGTCGTAAAGCTAACAGTTGAGCTGCTCAGAGAGGACATATTACTCAACATCTCCAATCTTCACGATATACATAAACTGATAAAAGGAACTATTTTTACTACAGCATGACTATTTTGTGTAACATTCAGCAACTGAATATTGTTTGTTTCTAGCTAAGTTGCACAGAACAGGAAATTCAACCATCAATTTCTCTTCATCCAACCATCTATTATTCCAGAAACAGGTTCTTCTACCCGTTCCAATTTTCAATTCGTGAATCCCTGAAATTCAGGCCGTAAATTACTTATCTGCTACCAAATACTAGTTCTTGAAGGCACATCAGGTGATTGTCCCCGTTAATTTTAACTATCGGTGTGAAGGGGACAAAAATGCTTAGTTTAGATAATTTTTCAGAAGTTCTTATATGCATAAAGGTATATTTATAGGATGACTTTATATCTATGGACTCTCAAACCAAAGGTACCAGTAATATCATTTTCTAGTGATTTTCATGCGGGGGTTATTTTGTGGGATAATGGGTAAAACATGAGTCATTTTATTGgtataaaacaaacaaaagtgATTTCACTAAGCTATTTCTGTATCTTGGATGACCATCTAAGAACTTAAACTCTTAATGCATCGCATGGGAGGTCACCGACTAAACCACTCTACAGTATAAAACACtggttttcttttcttttcttttcttcacttCCCTTTGGTAAGGCCTGCTCAATTAGTCTCCATAGTAGCTATTATAAGCCAAAAATCCTACGCCTATGACCTTTACATGTTGTTTCTGAAGACAGCCACTTTGTTTTAACGCCCCACGTAAAGATCAAGTCCATTGATCAAACAATAAATCGACTTAGGCTCGATCACTAAGCGAGCTGGTAATATGATGAAATCATCTATTATTTGTCCCAGAGGATATCCAAGTGTTGTTAAATGCTCAAGCAAGCTTAGTTAAAGCTAGGTTGTAGCCTGCTTTGTGTAATTCTAAgacatcaaacaaaaaaaaagatcatcTTTTTCAATTCTGCAGCATTCATcctatttcatttcaaaatatcacatctacaaataattgaaaactCATATATTGCTTAATTCATTAACACTAAGCAGAAAATGGCAGGAATAACTCACACAGAACAACACAATCTTACTTTTCAACAGTCTTCACCGAAGAGGCGACGAAGACGGGAAGCAAAGAGACCAGTAGGCTCAGCAGCAGCTTCAGCAAGCAAACTTTGCCTAATATGATCCATTCGCCGAACAAGTCCTTGTTGTTCTTCCTCAAGCGCAGCATTATCCTCCATTAGATTATGAATACGATACTTTTGCCCAAGCGATCTTAAACTCAATAGAAGTATTCCTGTCATGGCGAAAAACTGTATGAAACTGTCTTTTCTCTTCATTGCGTTTGCAAAGAAGCTTAATGACTTATTAGGGTTCTGGAAACCGCCGGAAGCGACCGATCTCGGTGGTGGAATAGAGGAAGCCATTACGATTCCCGAAGACGCCGGGAATAATGTCGCCGGAAAAATAGTCGCCGGCGGGCAAATGATCTCTTAGGAATTGCAGCAGTCTAGTGACACTTTTCTTTTGGAGTTCATCTATTTAGTGTGATTTGTACTTTGtcctttttttctaaaattgttattttttcaaaataatgaaaaattgttttatttttttaaaataaaatttatttttttctattttacgcttagtaaaaataatttattctcGAACCTAATGATATTAATCAATTGTTTTATTCTCAAgcctaataataaaattttaatctatGTAACTATTATGATACTATTTTactttgtaatttataatttaacagaaatataatcataaaatttttttgttgacaaTTAATATCATTTGTATAATAAAaaagcaataaataattataagaattgcaaaaaattagataaataaaaaccattgaaaaatctatttataaaatatttaaaattcaaacttattttgttataaaaagaaaatcgaGTCAAACagaattgtatatatatttaataaaatgtttACTAGAAatctgtttaatttttttttcccatAAAAATATTGGCTAGtgatctatttaattttttttgactaaTTAGGAGtcaattaattcatatttaattttattattattacagtGATTTGGTTAAAATAGTGTGTCCTTTTTAGGACAtgaattatcattttttcttttggggACTCTCATTTCATCactctctctttcttcttctaacCCCCCACCCCCCTTTCTCCCCCCACCCCCACACCACCGGAGGCATAAACCCTAACTCTACTCCGATGGCTTTAGCCGGCGGCTATGCAAATTCTAAGTTAATCCAAAACGACGCTGCCGTGGCGCCACCAAAACCTTTGTCATCTTCTGTAATCGAACGATATAAGTCGGCGTTGAAGGAGAGGGAAATAGAAATTAGGGCTTCTATGCAGGGaggtgatgatgatgttatcGTGTTGCCTCCGTCTATGAATGAGATTGTTAGGCTTTATGAAATGTTGTTGTCGGAACTGGCTTTTAATTCTAAGCCTATCATTACTGACCTTACCATCATTGCTGGCGAACAGAGAGAACATGGTGAAGGCATTGCTCATGCGATTTGTAATCGGATTTTAGAGGTATTGTTTTACAGTGTTCTGTTTTCTTAGGGTTTATGGAATGCTGCTTACAAACAAAGTTAATCCTAGCCGTTTCAATTCCCATTTTTCAATCTGATTATCTTAAAGAAGTGGTTTCTTTTGTTCTGATGTAAAAATGGTATTGCCTTTGCTTTTTCTACGTGGAATTCTATCATTTTGAAGTGTATTGAAGTTTCAGGATGAACTGTATTGTTTAAGGAGTGTTGATTCTTGTGCATTGTGTTGATTACTGTAGTGGTGAATTGTTAATCTTGTAACtgttaaaattttttgtggaaatGCTGTTTTTTTAGTTTGGTTTATTGCATTGTCGGGGGTATTCTCTTATAGGTATCAAAAGTTGAATGCTACATTTTAAGTCCAAGTATTCTGTGAATTCTGGTATGAAAATGTGGCATTTTATGGTATGGGAGTCCTTGGCAATAAGCAATTGAAATGAACTTAGATGCTTTAAGCTAATCTCCATGACAAACACGTGTGTAACTGAATGAAGCAGTTCCAAAGTCTGGGATCTTATACTTATCATGATTCAGCTGTTCTTGCAGAATTTTATGTTGTAAGGAGCTTGTGAAAACTCTTACACTCATTTCTTCTGAATCTGAAATGTAAAGTTAGAAGAAGTATACTGTGAGCGACTGACACTCAAAATTATAGATTATATCGGGCATGGACAAATATGGATTCAAATTAGCGAGTTAAAGTAATACATTCATAATATTCCAGTCCTCTTGATTTGGTCTCCTTAAATTgtttcatctttttatttttctttgtttgggCTGCTGGTGGCTAAGTTTGGTGTGGTAGTTTGTGGTTGAGTAATAGTGTTGGATTCATCATCTCCATATGTGCTTTTAGATGAAGTTAAAGATTAGGGTGTTTCTCCTTCTAAAACAATAGAATGATGAAAGGTGCTTCCATATCCAATAGTCAAGCGTCATGTGGTTGATGTTACAATGCGAACGGAATATACTTACTTTTATGATTAGTATTGCTGTAACACAAATTACCCTTTGAAGCTTACTGATTCTTAGAAACTGGGCAGCAGATGTAGAAAAGTTTGTAGTCGTGCTCCTTTTGCTTGATCAATTTCTTCCCTGTGTAAATGAACAGAATACTTGTATAATAGATGGTGGGGAAGTTTGTCCTTTGTTTGCTGTGGTGCATAGATTTGATATATTCTTACATAGAAGAGTTCAAGAGAAATATATCATGGAAGAGTAGTTTGGTTACAGTTGATGCTTTTTCAATAGGTGAGTTGTATGAAGAAAAAGGAATTCCTGGGATTGCATGCAGCATGCCAAGTGTTATTCCTCTTAGAATGAACTgaaaagaactaaagaaatattcaAAACTTTATGAGATATAGAGAAAATCATCATGGAACTACTCCCCTACTTAGTTTGAAATTATCTAGTTTACAGTGGCTTGAGTTTTATAAGGATTATGGCTGAAAAGATAGCCATCTCTTTATTcgttttgataattattttgttcACAGGGGTTTGTTGTTTTAAGGATTACTGTTGAAGTGTTTTCGGTCACGCATCGCCTGTGACATAAGCAGGATAAAACAGATGAGGCGCTGCCAAGTATAGCTAAAAACCACTTGATAGTGAAACTATTGATCACTTGTAGTAACTGTTTAGGTTAAGCTAAATCTGACCAATACTTATTCAGATTTTTATGCTTACAAGTAGAGTCTCggtctttcttatttttttatttgtcaggGGAACTGGTAATCTTTTGTTCTTAGCATGCCATTTTGATGTATTTATTACCCATATTTTTCTGCATTCTCatattattctctttttttaGGTCCCAGTTGAGCAGAAACTACCTGCATTATACCTTCTGGATAGTGTTGTAAAAAATATTGGCAAGGACTACATCAAGCATTTCTCTGCCCATTTACCTGAGGTGAGTAGTTTTATATGGTATTTGCATGACTGCTATGATGTTATACCactttatatgattttctttctcttttccaAGGTTTTCTGTGAGGCATATAGGCAAGTGCACCCTAGCATGCATCCTGCAATGCGCCACCTCTTTGGGACATGGTCAACTGTGTTCCCAGCACCTGTTCTCCAGAAAATTGAAACTCGTCTTCAGTTTTCACAGCCGGGGGTCCAACAATCTTCTGGCTTGACTTCGTCAAGAGCATCTGAATCACCGCGACCAGCTCATGGCATTCATGTAAATCCAAAATATTTGGAAGCAAGGCGTCAGCTTGGGCACTCCACTATTGATTCAGTAAGCTTTTAGTGAATCCCCATTCTCCCCTTGACATCTATTCCCTTCTcaagttttttgttttctaaatcATCTCTATTTGCAGATTGATTTATGTTTTCTGTGCTGTATTaagtatttattttgatttatcatCTGTTACCCCTTGGTTCTCATATCCACACCTAATATTCGAAATCGTTGAATTAAACGTTAGGATTTggccaaatttatgaaaaagtCTTCAGCAAAGATATTGTGCTAATTAATATAATctgaaatgtttttttcttggaCAAGGTAAGCATGTTATATATTCAAAAGCCGAATAACTTAGCACTAAGGTAGTGCACATAACTGGAAACTTCTGTACAAAAACAAGTTGAATCAGGGGCTCTCTAACACTGAGGATCTAATTAGTGTAGGCATGAGACAATTTTGGTCTAAGTTTTTTGTTATgtgaatttttttctattaatttatgCCTTTTAAGCTTCCTTTGGTTCCATTGGAGTTGCTTATTCCAATGGGAGGAGAAAAAGTTTACCACCAACAAATTCTAGGGCTTAAGACTGAAAattaccatttttttaaaaaaaagttacttttGAAGTGTCAAATTGAGGCAGAAATGTCATTCAAGGAGACTAAGTTTAAAATTAGGTAAAAGGCTTTAATCAAGGCATAACAGAAGTTTAAAGCCTTCTGCATACAACTTTACTTGTAGTACAGGTAAGACACATCGTTGACACACATCATCGACATTGTTGTGTCTTATGGTTGGATCTTCTATAGGTAGTTGTGATAGACATAATTGAACCACTTGATTGAAGTTCTTCTTTTCAtctcatttttcattcatttactGGCACTTTATGTAGGTTTTTGAGAATTTGGTCCTTTGGAAGTACCTGGGCCTGtaattaaagtaattttattgGGAGATAGATAGGGGGGTAGTGTAGAACAATTTGATTGAGGATGCCCTGTTGACATTCCTCATTAGATATCAAATGTGGTTAGATCTTTTTTGTTCCAGATACAGATGATCCCTAGACATGTATTTTTGAAGTTAGAACTGTTCGAGCAACTTGGCTTAGTATATTTTCAAGGAGTCACCCTACAGAATCGTAGTCTAGTTATCAAtccacatgttttttttttctttcatgcaAACTAGATGAATGGGGTAGAATGAAATAGCATTTAATAAATCTGCTGACTCCGGTTACTTCTGTATTCTTACTAGTTTGGTAGGTATAAGGGTATTATTTTTGAAGTAAACGTGATAGGCTTCATAGTTGAGTTACACCGACCGACTTGCTTTATTGTACTTATTAATATGTTTCCGCTTAGATGCTAAACACGTGAAAGAGTTTTAAACTGCAAAAAGGGATGATGAGTAGAATTTCTTAGAGTGAGGTTTGACTGTTGCAGGTAAGAGCTGAAAATTCTACAGGTCATATATCTTCAGATCTGGAAGCCAAGCAAGTTCTGTCTACATCTTCAAAGAATGCGAGATCATCCTCTCCTTATAGAGTGGGGCCTCCGAGGTCATTGTCACCCACCCTCAACGAGTTTGCCTTGGATAATCCTGCCATAGGACTCAGAGAAAGGGCCTCACCGTCTCATACTGCACTTGACTATGGGTTTAGCAGAGTAAGAGGTAGAGATGTTGAGAGGAGTGAGTGGCAGAGAATTTTGCCTGATGGGGCCAATCAGCAACCAGACGTTCCTCCTAAATATCGCATAAACAAGGGAATTGATCTTCAAGGACCTAGAGCTTTGATTGATGCTTATGGAATTGATGAAAGGGAAAAAGTAGCCCATCTGAGGCAGCAAAAGACTGGGAATGCCACTATTAATGGCTTAGGCAATGGGTTAGCAGTTAAGACATGGCAAAATACCGAAGAGGAAGAGTTTAACTGGGAAGATATGAGTCCAACTTTAGCAGATCAGAGCCCGTTTAATGATTTGTCAGCATCTCTTCGCCATCCTCAGAGTATCAGGATGAGACCTTGTGTTGATTCACAACATGCTGGGCCATTGGTGGCTGATCCTAGAAGGAACTGGGCTAATCGAGGGCAATATTCTTTAGTTCATGATTCTTCCGTGGATGATGTTCACTCGGTTAGTATTGATGTACTATCGCATGCAATTATTTTCCTTTAGTATTTTGCTGACTAATGTTATGCAACTTAGTTTTTTGCTTATTAATGGTATTCAAACTTTTTTATGTCTCTGATATCTCTAACTTGTTTGGAGCAATAACAATTAGCCTTAGCAGCATATGTTGTAATCTTATCTTCAGCTGATTGTTCAGATTGGAATTCTATATCTGCTTCCCATTGGCTAAAACAAACGTAATTGGAGCCAGTGACTTTATTTGGTTGTATTTGTTATTATCTGAGTTATTTGACGGATGTGGACCAAACTCGTACTTTTATTTGGCGATCAAGATAGCATCATAATGCACCATGAGTTAATTCATTTGCTCTTTGTCTTGTATAAGGAggcatcttttttttttattttatcacttgagagatattttttttcatattgaaATTATGTCAGTTCTTTTGGCAGTCTGGTCGAGGGGCGAGAAATAAAATTACTGGATATTGCGATGAGACATCTCTGATTTCAGGTTCACATTATCTTCAAAAGCTTCCAGAAAATGTGCCACAGTTGCCTCTAAGACATTTAAAGGGTGAAGGAAGTGGAATCTCATCAGTGACCGGTGAATCAAAGCACCCTTTGATTGGCAATTTGGCTGCTGATGGACATACTTGGAGGCCACCATATGTTCCGCCAAGAATGAATCCTACTTTTGACTCTTCAGTTCAGGATGTTCGGGTGGTTACTGGACGGGGCCCTGGTGTACCATGGCCTCCCCAAAATGTGCATACTCCCCATTCTTTGACTTCAAAACCTGTTGTTCTGCCTCATAATCACGTCAGAAGTCCTTATGAAGTAAATAATGCAAGCAATTCAGTTGTCAATCATACTTTGGACAGGCCAGTTCTTCCTGAGCAACATATTGATAATTTGAAGAGCAGCTCACATATCAAGTTTCCACAATTTCCTAGTCAACACCCCACATCATTTTCTACAAGTCATCAAAATTCTGAACAAATGGCTTCAGCAGAACCTCAGCTATTGCTTTCTCAGCGTATTCATCAGACTATGCCTCCAAGTGCCTCACTTCCAGCCTCAAACCATTTGCTACCACCAACTTATAGATACCCTCTACCGGGTCCTGGTTCTTCTATAGGTCCTCACTTCCCCCGTCCAGTTTCAGGTCCACAAGTGTCTATGCCATTGGTTAATGTCCCAAATACGTCATCACAGTTTTCCTCAGGAGCTTTACCACCTTTTCCCAGAGGCCCACTTCCTATGCCATCTAAATTCATGCCAGCATCCCAAAATCCAGGTCAGGTTACTCCTAACCCTCCAGCAGCAGGCTTTTCAAGCTTGATTAACTCACTCATGGCACAAGGTTTGATTTCATTGACAAATCAAGCTCCCGCTCAGGTACTTATTCTATGTCAAGCTTTCTCTACTGTCAATTTTCTTTTGAAGATTTTTCTCAGCCATTTGTTACAATTTTTAGGATCCTGTGGGCCTTGATTTTAATCCGGATCTTCTGAAGGTTCGTCACGATTCTGCAGTAACTGCTTTATATGCTGATCTTCCAAGACAGTGCACAACTTGTGGCCTACGATTTAAATGCCAAGAGGCTCACAGTAGTCATATGGATTGGCATGTAACCAAGAATCGAGTATCGAAAAATCGCAAGCAGAAGTCTTCTCGTAAGTGGTTTGTAAGCGTCAACATGTGGCTTAGTGGTACAGAGGCGTTGGGATCTGATGCAGTTCCTGGATTTCTACCGACTGAGCAAGTTGTCGAAACGAAGGATGATGAAGAATTGGCCGTCCCAGCTGACGATGAGCAGAATGCTTGTGCACTGTGTGGAGAGCCTTTTGATGATTTTTACAGCGATGAGACTGAAGAATGGATGTATAGGGGGGCTGTCTACATGAATGCACCAAGTGGGTCAACAGTTGGAATGGAAAGGTCTCAGTTGGGTCCAATTATTCATGCGAAATGCAGATCTGAATCTAGTGCTCCACATGAGGACTCCAGAAAAGTGGATGAGGTGGGCcctctcttttcctttttattaggTTAGATTATTTGATtgcattttaaatattagtgtgTTAGTTATTGCTGAATATCATGACCTGTTGGTGATACACATGATGCCAAATGGCAATATGGACCCGTGACTGTAGTATAACTCTTAGTGGTGAAACACCTACAATGGAATTTAATCAGTAGTCTATTTTTCCCTGTAGTCGTATTCCTAGCAACTTTTGGGTGGTTGAGGACGTGAGATTGGCCATAGCTCGAAGCTCGAATATCTATAGTTTGTTTTTGAAGTTGTTCGGTACTTTGGGGGTTTGTTTGGTGGGGTGTATAAGAGAAGTGTTGGATGGGGTGTATTAGTTGTGCTGAATTCATTTCTTATGCATCGTTCGATTTGgtgtattaaataaatataacatgCATTGCATATTtcgaaaaaaaatcatttgtttTCAAAGATACCCTCCACAAATAAAGTGGAAAGAATGTGGAGAAGGTTTTGAGGGAAACCGTGTCTTTACCCATGCTAATGCATTCTTTACACCCCCCTGCGTTTTTCATGCATGCATACTTTTTCTAATGCATGCTCTATTCTTGCATTAGTTATTATACATAGGCTGAATAAGTGCACCAAAC
Proteins encoded in this window:
- the LOC101252266 gene encoding polyadenylation and cleavage factor homolog 4 isoform X1 — translated: MNYHFFFWGLSFHHSLFLLLTPHPPFSPHPHTTGGINPNSTPMALAGGYANSKLIQNDAAVAPPKPLSSSVIERYKSALKEREIEIRASMQGGDDDVIVLPPSMNEIVRLYEMLLSELAFNSKPIITDLTIIAGEQREHGEGIAHAICNRILEVPVEQKLPALYLLDSVVKNIGKDYIKHFSAHLPEVFCEAYRQVHPSMHPAMRHLFGTWSTVFPAPVLQKIETRLQFSQPGVQQSSGLTSSRASESPRPAHGIHVNPKYLEARRQLGHSTIDSVRAENSTGHISSDLEAKQVLSTSSKNARSSSPYRVGPPRSLSPTLNEFALDNPAIGLRERASPSHTALDYGFSRVRGRDVERSEWQRILPDGANQQPDVPPKYRINKGIDLQGPRALIDAYGIDEREKVAHLRQQKTGNATINGLGNGLAVKTWQNTEEEEFNWEDMSPTLADQSPFNDLSASLRHPQSIRMRPCVDSQHAGPLVADPRRNWANRGQYSLVHDSSVDDVHSFFWQSGRGARNKITGYCDETSLISGSHYLQKLPENVPQLPLRHLKGEGSGISSVTGESKHPLIGNLAADGHTWRPPYVPPRMNPTFDSSVQDVRVVTGRGPGVPWPPQNVHTPHSLTSKPVVLPHNHVRSPYEVNNASNSVVNHTLDRPVLPEQHIDNLKSSSHIKFPQFPSQHPTSFSTSHQNSEQMASAEPQLLLSQRIHQTMPPSASLPASNHLLPPTYRYPLPGPGSSIGPHFPRPVSGPQVSMPLVNVPNTSSQFSSGALPPFPRGPLPMPSKFMPASQNPGQVTPNPPAAGFSSLINSLMAQGLISLTNQAPAQDPVGLDFNPDLLKVRHDSAVTALYADLPRQCTTCGLRFKCQEAHSSHMDWHVTKNRVSKNRKQKSSRKWFVSVNMWLSGTEALGSDAVPGFLPTEQVVETKDDEELAVPADDEQNACALCGEPFDDFYSDETEEWMYRGAVYMNAPSGSTVGMERSQLGPIIHAKCRSESSAPHEDSRKVDEGPEDESQRKRMRS
- the LOC101252266 gene encoding polyadenylation and cleavage factor homolog 4 isoform X2, giving the protein MNYHFFFWGLSFHHSLFLLLTPHPPFSPHPHTTGGINPNSTPMALAGGYANSKLIQNDAAVAPPKPLSSSVIERYKSALKEREIEIRASMQGGDDDVIVLPPSMNEIVRLYEMLLSELAFNSKPIITDLTIIAGEQREHGEGIAHAICNRILEVPVEQKLPALYLLDSVVKNIGKDYIKHFSAHLPEVFCEAYRQVHPSMHPAMRHLFGTWSTVFPAPVLQKIETRLQFSQPGVQQSSGLTSSRASESPRPAHGIHVNPKYLEARRQLGHSTIDSVRAENSTGHISSDLEAKQVLSTSSKNARSSSPYRVGPPRSLSPTLNEFALDNPAIGLRERASPSHTALDYGFSRVRGRDVERSEWQRILPDGANQQPDVPPKYRINKGIDLQGPRALIDAYGIDEREKVAHLRQQKTGNATINGLGNGLAVKTWQNTEEEEFNWEDMSPTLADQSPFNDLSASLRHPQSIRMRPCVDSQHAGPLVADPRRNWANRGQYSLVHDSSVDDVHSSGRGARNKITGYCDETSLISGSHYLQKLPENVPQLPLRHLKGEGSGISSVTGESKHPLIGNLAADGHTWRPPYVPPRMNPTFDSSVQDVRVVTGRGPGVPWPPQNVHTPHSLTSKPVVLPHNHVRSPYEVNNASNSVVNHTLDRPVLPEQHIDNLKSSSHIKFPQFPSQHPTSFSTSHQNSEQMASAEPQLLLSQRIHQTMPPSASLPASNHLLPPTYRYPLPGPGSSIGPHFPRPVSGPQVSMPLVNVPNTSSQFSSGALPPFPRGPLPMPSKFMPASQNPGQVTPNPPAAGFSSLINSLMAQGLISLTNQAPAQDPVGLDFNPDLLKVRHDSAVTALYADLPRQCTTCGLRFKCQEAHSSHMDWHVTKNRVSKNRKQKSSRKWFVSVNMWLSGTEALGSDAVPGFLPTEQVVETKDDEELAVPADDEQNACALCGEPFDDFYSDETEEWMYRGAVYMNAPSGSTVGMERSQLGPIIHAKCRSESSAPHEDSRKVDEGPEDESQRKRMRS